The sequence TTGTACGTACTGCACAATTTTAAGAAAGTCGCCTGATTGGTAGAATGATGATTTCTGATCCGACACAAAATAGCAGATCATTTTTTTGTTCTTAAGAATAATTCTTTCCATGCTCAGATCGATGGCTTTCCAACGAAGCGGAAGAATGTCGATCAGTTCACGGCTTTCGCGCGGAAGTTCTCCAAACCGGTCTTTGAGTTGTTTTATAAAAGCATTCAGTGTGTCCTGGCTTTCAATATTATCCAGTTCGCGATAAAGCATCATGCGTTCCGAGTTGCCCGGAATGTAATCGCTTGGCAATAGCAGCTCCATATCAGTATCGATGGTGCAGTCGTTCACGTATTTAATATACAGGAATGCCTGCGATTGTGCTTTGTCTTCTTCGGCAAACAGGTCTTTAAACTCGTCTTGTTTAAGTTCTTGAATCGCTTCATTCAAAATGCGGTGATAAGTTTCGAAACCGATGTCGGCGATAAAACCGCTTTGTTCGGCACCCAGCATATTTCCGGCACCACGAATATCAAGGTCTTGCATGGCAATATTAAAGCCGCTGCCCAGTTCTGAAAACTGCTCGATGGCTTGCAAACGTCGGCGTGCTTCGGCACTAACCGTTGAAAGTGGCGGTGCAATCAGGTAACAGAACGCTTTTTTATTCGAACGTCCAACGCGTCCGCGCAATTGATGCAGGTCGCTTAATCCAAAATTTTGTGCGTGGTTAATAATTATGGTGTTGGCATTTGGAATGTCAAGCCCCGATTCGATAATTGTAGTTGCAATCAGCACATCGAATTTTCCGTTTATAAAGTCAAGCATTACTTTTTCCAGCTTCGGACCTTCCATTTGTCCGTGGCCAACCACTGTTTTTACACCCGGAACAATACGTTTTATTGTTGATTCAACTTCGTAAATATTCTGAACGCGGTTATGAATAAAGAAAACCTGCCCGTTTCTGTCCATTTCGTACAGGATGGCTTCTTTTATCATTTGCTCGTTAAAACCGTGCACCTCGGTAACAATGGGGTATCGGTTGGGTGGCGGCGTTTGAATAATCGATAAATCACGGGCACCCATCAACGAGAATTGCAAAGTACGCGGAATCGGCGTTGCTGTTAACGTTAAGGTATCGACATTTACTTTAAACTGCTTTAATTTTTCTTTCACCGAAACACCAAACTTTTGCTCTTCGTCGATAATCAGCAAGCCAAGATCTTTAAACTTTACATCTTTACTTACCAGGCGATGTGTGCCAATAATAATATCGGTTTTTCCATCGGCAACATCTTTTAACGCAGCTTTTACCTGGGCAGTAGATTTCAGGCGGCTTACGTAATCTATTTTTACCGGGAAATCTTCAAGACGCTCCGTGAAGGTTTTAAAATGCTGAAATGCCAGGATGGTTGTTGGCACCAAAACGGCCACTTGTTTGCTGTCGGTAACGGCTTTAAATGCTGCCCGAATAGCAATCTCCGTTTTTCCAAAACCAACGTCGCCACAAACCAATCGATCCATCGGCATGGTTTTTTCCATATCGGCTTTTACCGCGGCTGTAGACTTTTCCTGGTCGGGTGTATCTTCATATATAAACGATGCTTCCAATTCGTTTTGCAGGTACGAGTCGTGCGAAAACGCATAACCTTTTTCAGCGCGCCGTTTAGCATAAAGGGCAATCAGTTCTTTAGCAATGTCCTTCACCTTCGACTTGGTGCGGCTTTTCATTTTTTGCCATGCACCGGTTCCCAGTTTGTTAATTTTTGGCTCGCCACCGTCTTTACCTTTGTATTTCGAAATGCGGTGCAGCGAGTGAATACTCACCAACAACGAGTCGTTATCTTTGTAAACCAAACGAATGGCTTCCTGCATTTTTCCGTTTACCTCGGTACGTGCCAGCCCGGCAAATTTTCCAATTCCGTGGTCGATGTGTACTACATAATCTCCCGGATGAAGTTTATTTAGTTCTTTAAGAGAAATGGCTTCGCGTTGCGCTTTTCGGTTTTTTAATTTAAAGCGATGGTAACGTTCAAAAATCTGGTGGTCGGTATAAAAACAGGCTTTTAGTTCGTGGTCAATAAAGCCTTCATGCAGCACAAAATTTACCGGATTGAAACTGACGTTAACATTGGTATCTTTAAAAATCGTTTGCAGTCGTTCTATCTGTTTTTCCTGGCTGGAGAGAATAAACAGCTCGTAACCATTTTTCCTGTGCTCAGTCAGGTTCGATCCCAGCAATTCAAAATTTTTATTGAAAACCGGCTGGCTCGAAGTGTTAATCTCTATTTTTTCATCGGGAGAAAAAGCCACATCGTTACCAAAATCAAAAACTGTTTTTGCCTTCAACTGTTTTTCCAGCTCGCCCGAAGTTAAAAGTAGTTCTACAATATCTTCATCTTCACGTGCGATGATTGTTTGACGGTGTAAATCTGCAATCCGGTCTACAAACTGGTTCGAGTTATTGCCAAACCACAGGCTTTCTTTATTCTGAAATTCGATAAATGAAATTCGATCACCTTCAACCGAACTGTTTTGAATATTCGGCACAATGGTAATGCGGTTTAGGCGATCTTTTGACAGCTGGTTTTCAATATCAAAACTTCTGATAGAGTCTACTTCATCGCCAAAAAAATCGAGGCGAAACGGATCTTCATGCGAAAACGAAAAGATGTCGACTATACTTCCTCGCACCGAAAACTGACCGGGTTCGTACACAAAGTCTACCCGTTCGAAACCATATTCATACAAAAACTCGTTGATGAAATCGATAGAGATTTTATCGCCACTTTTAACCTGAAGGGTATTGCTCACGAGGCTGTCGTTTGAGATTACTTTCTCGATGATCGCTTCGGGATACGAAATAACAAAATAGGGTTTTTCTGCCGCCGAAAGCAGGTTTAACACTTCGGTGCGCTGCACAATATTTTCCTGTTCAGGATTATCGTACTGCACCGACCGTTTGTACGATGATGGAAGAAATAGTGTATTTTCAGCCAACCCAAGGTTATTCAGATCGTCGTAAAAATAGGCTGCTTCTTCGCGGTCATTTAGCAGAACAATGCAATTTTTTTGGGTTTCAAGAAATACCCTGGCAAGTAGAACGGTTTTGGCAGACCCAATAAGCCCATGCAGGTGAATTTTTTCACCCGGGGGGGCATCCGCTTGTTTTACCACTTTGGTAATGGCACTGTGCCCCTCAAAATATTTTAGAAACGTGTTTGTTTCCAAACGATGAATTTTTGGCAAAGATAATTTTTACCTTACAGATGAAAATAAAAAAGGAGCAATTTTGCTCCTTTTATTAATTTATTCTTTCTTTTTCCCGTTGAGATGGTACACCAGTTTTACTACTCCACTTGGTGTAATAACAGCGCGTTCATCTTTTAAACTTAAATCTGTTTCACCATCGCCATCTGTATCGGCTTTTAGCGAAACCTTTACAATTGCAAAAGGCATTGCCAAATTAAGTAACGGATCGTCCGGATCAAGCTGAAAAGTAAGGATTCGAACAAAATTACCGGAAGGAGTAATTTTAATCATTTCAATCCCTGAATTCAGTGTAAACGATATTACATCGTTTCCGAAAGAAATGGTTACATCAGAGTTAAATGTTGGTTTTGTCTGAGCAAAAGCATTCGTTGAAATGGTAAGGGAGAAAACAAAAATCAGTGTAAAAAGCGTACACAATTTTTTCATCTTCACTTATTTATGGGTTTGTAATTTGTGCAATTTATGAATTGTTTTTTAGAAATTCCAATATTTCCGCAGAGTCTTTACTTGCGTCTACTTCTGTGTTTTTATAAACGATATTGCCCTGTTTATCAATAATAAATGTCCAGCGCGACGCTGTAGCTCCCCGAACCAAATCAAATTCTTGCCCGTTTATTTCGCGTGTTATCGTTCCACCATCGCGCACCGGAACACCAAATTTTTTGGCAATATCGCCACTTTCATCCGATAATAAGGGGAAGTTAAGATCGTTGGCCTGTTTAAAAAGTTTTAAACCGTCAACATTGTCGCCGCTAATTCCAACAACAACAGCATTGGCTCCGTCAATCGCAGTTTTCATGTCGCGATAAGCACAGGCTTGTTTGGTGCAACCTCCGGTCATTGCAGCCGGATAAAAATAAACCACAATAAATTTGTCGCCCAAATAATCATTCATATTCCATGTTGAGCCATCATCGGACAAGGTAGAAAATGCTGGTGCTTTGTCGCCAACCTTTAATTCTTGCGAAAAACTGCTAAAAGATATGCTTAGTAAAAGTGCTGCAATTACAAAAAGTTTCATGATTGAATATTTTATATGTATGTCATTAATACATACGAGATTAAAAATTGTTTCTGGCAGAGGAGTTTTTTTCAGGAACAATTTATATAACATTAAAAAGCCGCATGAAAATCGTTAATTTTAGCAAATGGGACATGCCTATTCATACCGTTGCGATCATTGCGGCTTTACCGAAAGTTTTAACCAGGGACATGGATTTTTGGTGCACTCGCAGCCGGTTAGCGAGTACCTGAAACAACGTACCCGTATTTTTCATTACAAAACGCACAACCTGCTTTGGAAGATGGCTAAAACCAATGAAAATCTGCAATTGAAAGCCGGTTTTCAGGTTTATAAATGCCCGCATTGCAAAACCTTGTATGATAAAATTGAGGTGACAGTTTTTGACGAGGAAGAAGTGGTTCACAAAAGCGAATTCCGCTGCCGCGATTGTAAGGCGCGCTTAAAACTCACCAATATTCATCGCTTAAAAAGAGCAATTTGTCCGCGTTGCCGAAAACGTACTTTTCATCGCGATTATGCGCAGCACGAATTATTTCCTTAGATTTTTTCTTCGCACTCGGCCTGGTACTCGGCAAAGGTTTTGTTTGTTGGGTATTTCTTGGTGAGTATTTTAAAATGTTGCAACCCAACTTCCGGTTTATCCTCAATTTTCTGATACATGCGCGCCAGGAAAAAATCAGCCACAGTGTTTAATATCACATTGTCTTCGGCGGCGAGTTTTTCCATTCGTTTAAGTTTCTTTTCGCGGGCTTCCGATTTTTTGGCGTTGGCAAAAAAGTTAATGTTTTCGATGTATTGATACATAATTACATAGCTCTCGAAAAGTTTTTGTTCGTCGCCGGTAAAAGGCGGATCTTCTTTTTCAATATCGGCAATTAAATCTCTGATATCGGAGCGGGCGGAAAGCATTCCGAAAATGTTGAATTTCTTTTTGTCATAACGCAGTTGGTACGATCGTACAATTATCTGACGCATCTTTTGCTCGTAGGTATCGGTTTCGGGAAGCAGCGATGCATCAATTAAGTCTCCTAATTTGTTCGAGTTTTCTTTTGAATAGGTAGTGCGGTATTTCCACCAATGCAAATCGAGGTTTAAAAAAGTGCGGTAAAAGTCGTTCAGTTCGTCTTTGCCGTTTGTATAAGTTTTTTCGGCATCGATAAGATTTTGCTGGTAAATTAAGGTGAAAACACGGTTGGCAATGCTGTCGTTATTTGCATTATTTGCCCACGTTGACAGGCTGAAACACACTAAAAAAATCGAAAAAAGTACCCTTTGAATCATCTCACAAATTTTGTGTAAAGTAAAAAGTTTCTTTGATCAAATCTTGCGGATAAAACAGAAAATTACGCAAAATGTTTGAAAACCTATTTTAACTGCTTGTAGCATTCGTTCAGCAGCGCTTTAAACTTTATATTTTCGGGGTAAGTTTTGAGCAGCCATTGAAAGTAGTCGACAGCATTTTGGGGATTGTTCTCGTATTTTAGCCAGGTTTTTCCCAGAAAATAAGCAACCAGCGTTTTTGTAATTTGGCTTTCCGATTCGTACAACCTGGTCATGGTTGCTAATGCCTCGCTGCAGTTTTTTTTCTTGGTGGAAACAAAAAATGGTTTTAAATAATTGTCGAAATATTGAAACAAAGCGGAATACAATTGGTACAGTTCCATCTGCTTGGGAGGAAGTTCTTCGTTTGTTTTTAGAGAAGAGAAAAGCGCTTTTGTTTCCTGCCGTGTTGAAATGGCTTTTATGAGTTTAAAACGTTTGAGCTCGTAACGCAACTGATACGACAACGTAACCAGGCGTATTGCCTGCTGCGTTGTTGATGTTGGAATTACAGGTGAAAGATTTTGTAAATCAGTTTCAAAAGTTTGATAATCGGGAGTGTCGGTGCCGGTAACATTTTTCCAGTAACTCATGTCAACAGAAAGTACGGCAAAAAAAATGGAGTCGATATTGTTTTTGTTGGCACGAAGAATTTCTTCAGCCTGTGTATAATGCTGGTTGTACATTTCATTAAAAATGCATTCAACAATACTATCTTTTGTGGATGCAAAAGCCTGAGAGGAGAGAAACAACAATAGGAGAATTACAAATTTTTGCATGTTTAATCTGCGTGGTTTTCAAACAGCATTCCGTAGTGCGGAATTCCATCTTCAAGGTATTCGTCGGTAACGATTTTAAATCCCAGGTCTTCGTAAAATTTACGCAGGTATTTTTGCGCACTTATTTTTATTTTCTCTGGCTTCCAGTTTTCCAGAATATAGCGTTTGGCTTCTTCCATCATTTGTATTCC comes from uncultured Draconibacterium sp. and encodes:
- a CDS encoding peroxiredoxin, whose protein sequence is MKLFVIAALLLSISFSSFSQELKVGDKAPAFSTLSDDGSTWNMNDYLGDKFIVVYFYPAAMTGGCTKQACAYRDMKTAIDGANAVVVGISGDNVDGLKLFKQANDLNFPLLSDESGDIAKKFGVPVRDGGTITREINGQEFDLVRGATASRWTFIIDKQGNIVYKNTEVDASKDSAEILEFLKNNS
- the mfd gene encoding transcription-repair coupling factor — protein: METNTFLKYFEGHSAITKVVKQADAPPGEKIHLHGLIGSAKTVLLARVFLETQKNCIVLLNDREEAAYFYDDLNNLGLAENTLFLPSSYKRSVQYDNPEQENIVQRTEVLNLLSAAEKPYFVISYPEAIIEKVISNDSLVSNTLQVKSGDKISIDFINEFLYEYGFERVDFVYEPGQFSVRGSIVDIFSFSHEDPFRLDFFGDEVDSIRSFDIENQLSKDRLNRITIVPNIQNSSVEGDRISFIEFQNKESLWFGNNSNQFVDRIADLHRQTIIAREDEDIVELLLTSGELEKQLKAKTVFDFGNDVAFSPDEKIEINTSSQPVFNKNFELLGSNLTEHRKNGYELFILSSQEKQIERLQTIFKDTNVNVSFNPVNFVLHEGFIDHELKACFYTDHQIFERYHRFKLKNRKAQREAISLKELNKLHPGDYVVHIDHGIGKFAGLARTEVNGKMQEAIRLVYKDNDSLLVSIHSLHRISKYKGKDGGEPKINKLGTGAWQKMKSRTKSKVKDIAKELIALYAKRRAEKGYAFSHDSYLQNELEASFIYEDTPDQEKSTAAVKADMEKTMPMDRLVCGDVGFGKTEIAIRAAFKAVTDSKQVAVLVPTTILAFQHFKTFTERLEDFPVKIDYVSRLKSTAQVKAALKDVADGKTDIIIGTHRLVSKDVKFKDLGLLIIDEEQKFGVSVKEKLKQFKVNVDTLTLTATPIPRTLQFSLMGARDLSIIQTPPPNRYPIVTEVHGFNEQMIKEAILYEMDRNGQVFFIHNRVQNIYEVESTIKRIVPGVKTVVGHGQMEGPKLEKVMLDFINGKFDVLIATTIIESGLDIPNANTIIINHAQNFGLSDLHQLRGRVGRSNKKAFCYLIAPPLSTVSAEARRRLQAIEQFSELGSGFNIAMQDLDIRGAGNMLGAEQSGFIADIGFETYHRILNEAIQELKQDEFKDLFAEEDKAQSQAFLYIKYVNDCTIDTDMELLLPSDYIPGNSERMMLYRELDNIESQDTLNAFIKQLKDRFGELPRESRELIDILPLRWKAIDLSMERIILKNKKMICYFVSDQKSSFYQSGDFLKIVQYVQKGKSKGRMKEANGKLTLSFSNVPNVETADYILREIIEELKNG